The following coding sequences are from one Salvia hispanica cultivar TCC Black 2014 chromosome 3, UniMelb_Shisp_WGS_1.0, whole genome shotgun sequence window:
- the LOC125214416 gene encoding copper-transporting ATPase PAA2, chloroplastic, with translation MSTTSLLRFSLSPHTSSLHRRRNELLPLHFNLRPAAPHSPKLRSFPRVSSKAVEFQSRREIRPAEEELEPKSTSTVLLDVSGMMCGACATRVKAILSADERVESAVVNMLTETAAIKLKEGGGVGESSAVADELAERVSACGFEARRRASGMGVEAKVRKWRETVEKKEALLVKSRNRVAFAWTLVALCCGAHASHTLHSVGIHVGHGSFMDILHNSYVKGGLALGSLLGPGRDLLVDGLKAFRKGSPNMNSLVGFGSIAAFAISAVSLLNPELQWNAAFFDEPVMLLGFILLGRSLEERARLKASSDMNELLSLISTKSRLVIAPSGSDVSSDSVLCSDAMCIEVPTDDIRLGDAVLVLPGETIPVDGKVLAGRSVVDESMLTGESLPVFKENGVSVSAGTINWDGPLRIEATSTGSNSTISKIVNLVEDAQGREAPIQRLADSIAGPFVYSVMTLSAATFAFWYYIGTHIFPDVLLNDIAGPDGNALLLSMKLAVDVLVVSCPCALGLATPTAILVGTSLGAKKGLLIRGGDVLERLSGIDYITLDKTGTLTEGRPTVSAVSSFSHEQSEILQIAAAVEKTASHPLAKAIIAKAESLNLNIPSTRGQLVEPGCGTLAEVDGLLVAVGKLSWVYERFQQRTSLSDIEKLEQSVIHQSSVDYSSSVHSRTVVYVGREGEGVIGAIAISDNLRADATSTITRLQQNGIQTVILSGDREEAVAAIAKSVGVEDKFVNGSLTPQQKSSAISSLQASGHRVAMVGDGINDAPSLALADVGIALQIEGQENAASNAASIILLGNKLSQVVEAIDLARATMGKVRQNLTWAVGYNAIAIPMAAGVLLPHFDFAMTPSISGGMMALSSVFVVTNSLLLQFHGHQKKSEKNERNIYSQSQNQEEKS, from the exons ATGTCCACCACCAGTCTCCTccgtttctctctctcccctcACACCTCTTctctccaccgccgccgcaATGAGCTCCTCCCTCTCCACTTCAACCTCCGCCCCGCAGCTCCTCACTCGCCGAAATTGCGATCATTCCCCCGCGTTTCCTCCAAGGCCGTCGAATTCCAATCTCGCCGCGAAATCCGGCCGGCGGAGGAGGAATTGGAGCCTAAATCGACCTCCACCGTGCTGCTCGATGTGTCCGGGATGATGTGCGGCGCCTGCGCGACGCGCGTGAAAGCGATCCTCTCCGCCGACGAGCGCGTGGAGTCGGCCGTGGTCAACATGTTGACCGAGACGGCGGCGATCAAGCTGAAGGAAGGAGGAGGCGTCGGGGAGTCCTCGGCCGTGGCGGATGAGCTGGCGGAGAGAGTGTCGGCGTGTGGATTCGAGGCGCGGCGGAGGGCGTCGGGGATGGGGGTGGAGGCGAAGGTGCGGAAGTGGAGGGAGACGGTGGAGAAGAAGGAGGCGCTGCTCGTGAAGAGTAGGAATCGCGTGGCGTTTGCTTGGACGCTGGTGGCGCTCTGCTGCGGAGCTCACGCGTCTCATACTCTGCATTCTGTTGGTATTCATGTTGGTCATG GGTCATTCATGGATATTCTGCACAATTCTTATGTCAAAGGTGGCTTGGCTTTGGGTTCTCTGCTGGGACCTGGACGAG ATTTGCTTGTTGATGGATTAAAGGCTTTTAGGAAGGGCTCACCCAATATGAACTCCCTTGTTGGCTTTGGATCAATTGCTGCATTTGCAATAAGTGCG GTATCACTTCTCAACCCCGAACTTCAATGGAATGCTGCATTTTTTGATGAACCG GTTATGCTTCTTGGGTTTATCCTACTGGGACGTTCCCTGGAAGAAAGGGCCAGACTCAAAGCATCCAGTGACATGAATGAGCTATTA TCACTTATATCAACTAAATCACGACTTGTCATTGCTCCCTCTGGAAGTGATGTCTCATCAGACAGCGTTCTCTGCTCTGATGCAATGTGCATTGAGGTTCCCACTGATGATATTCGACTTGGGGATGCAGTCTTGGTCTTGCCTGGAGAAACAATTCCTGTGGAT GGAAAAGTTCTTGCTGGTCGAAGTGTGGTGGATGAGTCCATGCTTACTGGTGAATCTCTTCCTGTATTCAAGGAAAATGGTGTTTCTGTTTCTGCTGGAACAATTAATTGG GATGGTCCTTTAAGGATAGAGGCAACGTCCACTGGTTCAAACTCAACAATATCCAAGATTGTTAACTTG GTTGAGGATGCTCAAGGACGTGAAGCACCTATTCAGAGACTTGCGGATTCAATTGCTGGCCCTTTTGTATATAGTGTCATGACATTGTCAGCAGCCACATTTGCTTTTTG GTACTATATTGGAACTCATATCTTTCCAGATGTCTTGCTTAATGACATAGCTGGGCCTGATGGAAATGCACTGTTACTAAGCATGAAGCTTGCGGTGGATGTTTTG GTTGTGTCTTGTCCATGTGCTTTGGGCCTTGCAACACCAACTGCAATCTTAGTTGGCACTTCCCTTG GAGCGAAGAAGGGATTGCTTATAAGAGGAGGAGATGTACTTGAACGCTTGTCAGGGATAGATTACATCACCTTGGATAAA ACAGGAACTCTAACTGAAGGAAGACCTACTGTTTCAGctgtttcttcattttctcacGAACAATCTGAAATACTTCAAATAGCTGCTGCTGTGGAAAAAACAGCTTCACATCCACTTGCAAAGGCCATTATAGCTAAAGCAGAAtcattgaatttgaatattccTAGCACAAGAGGGCAGTTAGTTGAACCAGGTTGTGGGACCTTGGCAGAAGTAGATGGACTCCTTGTGGCTGTTGGAAAATTAAGTTGGGTTTACGAGCGTTTCCAGCAGAGAACTAGCCTCTCTGACATAGAGAAACTGGAGCAGTCTGTGATACACCAGTCATCAGTGGATTATTCATCTTCTGTCCATTCAAGGACAGTCGTTTATGTTGGTAGGGAAGGCGAAGGCGTCATCGGTGCTATTGCAATCTCTGACAATTTACGAGCTGATGCTACATCTACTATAACTAG GCTTCAGCAGAATGGAATTCAGACAGTCATCTTGTCAGGAGACAGGGAAGAGGCAGTGGCAGCTATAGCAAAATCAGTTGGGGTCGAAGATAAATTTGTGAATGGTTCTTTGACACCACAGCAGAAGTCTTCTGCTATATCAAGCCTTCAAGCTTCAGGCCATCGTGTAGCTATG GTTGGCGATGGTATCAACGATGCTCCTTCTCTAGCGCTTGCTGATGTTGGGATTGCATTGCAAATTGAAGGACAAGAAAACGCTGCATCAAATGCAGCATCTATCATTCTATTGGGAAATAAGCTGTCACAG GTGGTAGAGGCTATTGATCTTGCAAGAGCAACAATGGGTAAAGTACGTCAAAATCTAACATGGGCAGTTGGCTATAACGCCATCGCAATTCCAATGGCTGCTGGAGTTCTGCTTCCCCATTTTGATTTTGCTATGACACCTTCTATTTCAG GGGGCATGATGGCTTTAAGCTCAGTCTTCGTTGTCACAAACTCACTGCTTCTGCAGTTTCATGGCCATCAGAAGAAGAGTGAAAAGAATGAAAGAAACATATACTCCCAGTCTCAGAACCAAGAAGAAAAGAGCTAA
- the LOC125214144 gene encoding uncharacterized protein LOC125214144, with the protein MEQEAVRRNSRFSAHDKRALAIGLAILAILSPLYINSGSISEAELEEEPVNFSSYLPLLQLLLIMAIAVSGFMEHGITGLDPYWIHRAGGSSTGIIVVLIILTFVLKWKS; encoded by the coding sequence ATGGAGCAAGAAGCAGTGAGGAGAAACAGCAGGTTTTCTGCCCATGACAAGAGGGCTCTGGCCATAGGTTTAGCAATTCTTGCTATACTCTCACCTCTCTACATCAATAGCGGCTCGATCTCTGAGGCAGAGCTCGAGGAAGAGCCGGTGAATTTCTCGTCGTACCTCCCCCTCCTGCAGCTGCTGCTGATAATGGCCATAGCCGTCTCGGGTTTCATGGAGCACGGCATCACCGGGTTGGATCCTTACTGGATTCATCGGGCAGGAGGCTCTTCAACCGGGATCATCGTCGTTTTGATCATCCTTACCTTCGTGCTCAAGTGGAAGTCCTAG
- the LOC125214143 gene encoding uncharacterized protein LOC125214143: protein MKRGSGDDGEGENLELKKLKLFSGSDQNYIDLDSLTNEGEEEGVFAESRTVNGEHVDRNLSHFGNVVPNDFDGLSLGGLGGSSNMWDYDLNFDMFFKGEGQGLPLDLNIPLHNPSPNRNKGLLAYDQYPDERLVSKGKEVVDLVSDDDDSDVEIVGYTCGYNQQIESGERLSLGLGLPRLDNGIGESSLAASGAYRYTDEEKGKGSDMNSWLSLKGNSFFNLDSDTDNDEPVQLIEPNDGPVELIEPPLEAVEGLEAMLLQEEVLARRAAMAPRDQENRRRAARQLARVNIFDENRGDQPSTENQQPPAPNPMEGLGKLPGPFGDALKMVRERTSKRAAEQLIEWSPSVKDQQRSVAAPFVPSLLNISLKALAECAEGMVSLKQVPDNLRVRLTNRLCDKGLMNVGFLNFLVEGSPTEIRIKNCSWLTEEQFQQTIVKCETDKLQVLQLDLCGQCMLDIAFKDILNKNQKSFSRLTIMSVRGACRLSDDGLRNLVKSAPLLRSINLGQCTLLTSDSVNCIADFLGSDLRELYIDECNKIDAMKILPAFKKFRYLEVLSVAEIHTINDQFVDGLVTACGQSLKDLDFANCVGLTDCSLQTIGKSCADLCSLNISNLNNLTDLGLEHLANGCRSIQKLKLRHNEFSDEAVAAFLESSGEALLELLLNNMAMVGPLTALSVAKRSRKLLTLDVSWCRKISNEALGLIVDSCSSLKLLKIFGCRQITAGFLQGHSNPLVRIIGSNFTPLMDHLDLLEPEEMFLRYSPLPVFSED, encoded by the exons ATGAAGAGGGGTAGTGGGGATGATGGGGAAGGGGAGAACTTGGAGTTGAAGAAGTTAAAATTGTTTAGTGGGAGTGATCAGAATTATATCGACTTAGATAGTCTAACAAATGAAGGTGAGGAAGAGGGGGTTTTTGCTGAGAGTAGAACTGTAAATGGCGAGCATGTTGATAGGAACTTGAGCCATTTTGGTAATGTAGTCCCTAATGATTTTGATGGCTTGAGTCTTGGTGGTCTCGGGGGGTCGTCGAATATGTGGGACTACGACctaaattttgatatgttttttAAGGGGGAAGGGCAAGGTTTGCCTTTAGATCTTAACATTCCATTGCATAATCCATCCCCTAATAGGAACAAGGGCCTTTTGGCATATGATCAGTATCCTGATGAGAGGCTTGTTAGTAAGGGCAAGGAGGTTGTCGACCTTGTGTCAGACGATGATGACAGTGATGTGGAAATTGTAGGGTATACGTGTGGTTATAATCAACAAATAGAGTCAGGGGAAAGGTTGAGCCTTGGATTGGGGCTGCCTAGATTGGATAATGGTATTGGTGAGAGCAGCCTAGCGGCCAGTGGTGCGTATAGATATACTGATGAAGAAAAGGGGAAGGGTAGTGATATGAATTCGTGGTTATCGCTTAAGggtaattctttttttaatttggattcGGATACTGATAATGATGAACCAGTCCAGCTGATTGAGCCGAATGACGGACCAGTAGAGCTGATTGAGCCTCCTCTAGAAGCGGTTGAGGGCCTTGAGGCTATGCTATTGCAAGAAGAAGTATTGGCTAGAAGAGCCGCAATGGCTCCAAGGGACCAGGAGAATCGGAGAAGGGCTGCTAGGCAACTTGCTCGTGTTAACATTTTCGATGAGAATAGAGGAGACCAGCCTTCTACTGAGAATCAACAACCACCCGCCCCTAATCCTATGGAAGGGTTGGGAAAATTGCCGGGGCCTTTTGGTGATGCTTTGAAGATGGTGAGAGAGAGAACCTCAAAGCGAGCAGCTGAGCAGTTGATTGAGTGGAGCCCCTCAGTGAAAGATCAGCAAAGAAGCGTTGCTGCACCCTTTGTTCCTTCGCTGCTCAATATATCACTGAAAGCTCTTGCTGAATGTGCTGAGGGAATGGTGTCGCTCAAACAGGTTCCAGATAACCTCCGAGTAAGACTGACTAACAGATTGTGCGATAAAGGTTTAATGAACGTTGGTTTTTTGAACTTTCTGGTGGAAGGATCTCCAACTGAGATACGCATAAAGAATTGCTCGTGGCTAACTGAAGAGCAATTTCAGCAGACAATTGTAAAGTGCGAGACAGATAAATTACAG GTGCTCCAACTGGATCTATGTGGGCAATGCATGCTTGATATTGCGTTCAAGGacatattaaacaaaaatcaaaaaagtTTTTCTAGATTGACTATCATGTCTGTTAGAGGCGCCTGTCGTTTATCAGACGATGGGCTCAGGAACCTTGTCAAGTCAGCCCCTCTACTTAGGTCTATCAATTTGGGTCAGTGCACCCTTCTAACCTCTGATTCCGTCAACTGTATAGCTGATTTTTTGGGATCAGATCTGAGGGAGTTATACATAGACGAGTGCAATAAAATTGACGCGATGAAGATTTTACCCGCATTTAAGAAATTCAGATATTTGGAAGTCTTATCCGTTGCTGAAATTCATACCATAAACGATCAGTTTGTGGACGGACTGGTCACTGCTTGCGGTCAAAGTCTCAAGGACCTCGACTTTGCTAATTGCGT CGGACTGACGGATTGCTCTCTCCAAACCATTGGCAAAAGTTGTGCTGATTTGTGTTCGTTGAACATATCCAACCTGAATAACTTGACAGATCTGGGGTTGGAGCATCTTGCCAATGGTTGTAGATCAATTCAAAAGCTCAAACTTCGCCACAATGAATTCAG TGATGAAGCTGTGGCTGCATTTCTAGAAAGCTCTGGCGAGGCATTGTTGGAACTTTTACTGAATAATATGGCAATG GTCGGACCCCTTACTGCCTTGTCAGTCGCCAAACGTTCAAGAAAGTTGTTGACTTTGGATGTATCATGGTGTCGCAAAATCAGTAATGAGGCTCTAGGATTGATTGTTGATAGCTGCTCGTCGCTGAAGCTGCTGAAAATCTTTGGCTGTAGGCAG ATCACCGCTGGGTTTCTTCAAGGTCACTCGAATCCACTTGTGAGGATAATCGGGTCGAACTTCACTCCACTAATGGATCATCTGGATCTGCTTGAACCTGAGGAGATGTTCTTGCGGTACTCACCTCTTCCAGTTTTCTCAGAAGATTGA
- the LOC125211707 gene encoding uncharacterized protein LOC125211707 — MASQVWVFASLIFLISASSASGQSKVTDNPADELVAVVNSNRTASKLSSLYSSQGLACIALQYIKAYQGDCGAVGGPKAKKPADSEFAETFAPACGVVASTLAPITGRLLGCQSKYLKPSEAFSEILTKNNKSMEIVQSKNHTEVGAAVSGSDSGSYFWCVLFSSGKSNSSFALEGTTAKISRPGCFSGANDVCSGAVLSRTPRVWPAAAAGLIALAYAFGF; from the exons ATGGCGAGTCAAGTTTGGGTTTTCGCAtctctcattttcttaatttcagCTTCTTCTGCAAGTGGCCAGA GTAAAGTGACGGATAACCCTGCTGATGAGCTCGTGGCCGTGGTCAACAGCAATCGAACAGCTAGCAAACTGTCGTCCTTGTACAGCAGCCAAGGCCTCGCGTGCATTGCTCTCCAATACATCAAAGCGTACCAAGGGGACTGTGGTGCCGTAGGCGGACCAAAGGCCAAGAAACCGGCTGACTCTGAGTTTGCTGAAACTTTTGCTCCTGCCTGCGGTGTTGTGGCCTCGACCCTCGCCCCCATCACCGGCCGCCTACTGGGGTGCCAGTCGAAGTACCTGAAGCCATCAGAGGCGTTTTCAGAGATCTTGACGAAAAACAACAAGAGCATGGAGATAGTTCAGAGCAAGAACCACACAGAGGTCGGTGCTGCTGTTAGTGGCTCGGACAGTGGCTCGTACTTTTGGTGCGTGCTGTTCAGTAGTGGGAAGTCGAACAGCAGCTTCGCGTTGGAAGGGACTACGGCCAAGATAAGCCGGCCAGGATGCTTCAGCGGCGCCAATGATGTGTGTAGTGGCGCTGTTTTGTCGAGGACGCCTCGTGTTTGGCCGGCCGCGGCCGCTGGTTTGATTGCATTGGCTTATGCATTTGGATTTTGA